From one Mytilus edulis chromosome 1, xbMytEdul2.2, whole genome shotgun sequence genomic stretch:
- the LOC139485204 gene encoding complement C1q-like protein 4 codes for MLVSSIFVMAICCLASGDECSVDDGSCNVNINFQRKQSEVIAFHARMSTIVRSLAVRQTLIFDTKISNHGDGYNKATGIFTVPKSGTYVFVWVIRMHKAEHSIELVINDTVFGSTFLRAKNGDDGSVSNTVVVDVARGDNVFVRNHGSLVGDGIINNNQHGKSTFSGWRLG; via the exons ATGTTGGTGTCAAGCATTTTTGTAATGGCGATTTGTTGTCTAGCTTCTGGAGATGAATGTTCTGTGGATGATG GTTCTTGTAATGTCAACAttaattttcaaagaaaacagtcaGAAGTTATTGCGTTCCATGCTCGCATGTCGACTATTGTTCGGTCTCTTGCTGTTCGTCAAACGCTTATTTTCGATACGAAAATATCCAATCATGGCGATGGATACAACAAAGCGACAGGTATATTTACAGTCCCTAAAAGTGGTACCTACGTATTTGTCTGGGTTATCCGTATGCATAAAGCTGAGCATTCAATCGAGCTTGTGATCAACGACACAGTTTTTGGTTCAACCTTTCTACGGGCTAAAAATGGAGACGATGGTTCAGTAAGTAATACAGTCGTTGTGGACGTTGCAAGGGGCGATAATGTATTTGTTCGTAACCACGGTTCCTTGGTTGGAGATGGCATCATTAACAACAATCAGCATGGCAAATCAACATTCTCTGGTTGGCGTTTGGGATAA